The window GTGATGCTTGTGATATCCATGTTGTACAATGTAAGCATGAGGCTTGGTCATACGTTCCTGTTTTGTTTGATAAACATGGTCCATGAATTACAATATCTGTATTACGCTTCATCTCTTGTTTAAATAATGCGCTCGAGAAATAATGTTTTCCATTACGTTCTTCACATAAGTAAGATAAAAATAGAGGAAATAGAGGATCGATTTGTTCTACTTGCAACTGAGTGAAGCCAGCGTTTACATCATCGGTTTCCATTGTTAAATTTACATGACCTGAATTGTAAGTATTAACATTTTCATAAACTTTCATGGCTTTATTTACATACATTAGATCCAAATCACTTCCTCTCATCTCAAGGTCGTCTCCAAAACTTCCACTTGTGATAATACACTCATTGCCGTTTGTAAAATTATCCCTGACTGTATTTATAAGTCTCATTGTTTTAACATGATTCTCTGTTCCAACTATGTTCTGACACATATAACGAAACAGTGCTaatgatatggtttttgtttacgtgtctaaaatatatatgaaataaaaataacgaGTTATTTTAGGGTATGGAATACAATGTTTATCATATTGAGGTTAACATAGAACTACTTTTGCACTTTAGCTTCAATGAGTTGTTGTGATGCCAATTGCTCTTGAAAATGGATCAGTTTTTGCTATAACTCTGTTGATTGTACAATGTCATAACAAATTGCGATAACAATTTCAAAAGAGAGGAAGAAGATACCAAAAGGATAGTCAAGCTCACAATTGCAAGTCAAAGATAAAGTGACAACGCCAACCAAAACACGCTCGAAAAGCTTTTTAATAGCAAACAACTTTTTATACAAAGAACGAAATAGACACTTAATCCTGAAAAACACGTATCATGCACCAAAAACATCATGTTTGGGGATTTCAGGTGCTCCAGTAAGGTAGGTAGATCTTGCTGACACTTACCATTTATAAGATGAATTTATTAATTTCtcaaaatctttttaaattttataatgtatCGTACGtgtaatataaacaaataatttatacatagtgaaataaatattaaagaaacTCTGTTTAATGTCTTAGTAGCACAAATGATTTATTGCATGGTTTTTGgaataaagtatgaaaaaaaagaaaaaatggaaacaacgaaatataagcaattatatccgaggcacttgtttctgtcaatatggggttttCTATCCATACCCGTACAAAAAAATCGTGATTTTTTGTACGGGTATTGATAGAAAACCTcttattgacagaaacaagtgcctgtgaactATATGATCGATGCATACTGCTCATTTGTGATACTAACTAAATGATTAAGTTCTATAAAAACCAACTGGCTAATAAAACTGTCTTTTTAAGGAGAAACATTTGTTCTTGATTAAAAATACACACTGTGTATACCCTTAAGAAAAGTGATAAGTGTTTCAAACATTTGACTGTTCTGTTCTGAACATATTGCGTCATCTATATAGATTGAAAATCATTGttctataaaagataaaaagGATCAACGTAGATGCAAATAGCTTGACTAATGTTTTGTAGAAAACAATAACCCAAagaagaagttaaaattgataaacTGACATGATTCTTGGCTAAACTGACATGATTCTTGACTAAACTGACTGTGGTATATAGCAATGGTCACCAGGACTTCTCCCGTCTGCCAGTAAAACTAATGCTGAACGTTGGAATTTGGCGTTCCTATCGCTAAGTAGGGTGTATTCTATGCACAGAGACATCAGAAGATGTCAAATTCAATGATTCGTGTAGGAAGAGTTATGCACGTTTCAGTTATACAACACATCATTTTGTGTTCGTACTAGGATCTGTTGCTTTTGGCTGTCCACATTAATTTTCTTAAATCCGATTTACCTAGTTTGCCGAACCTTCTATTTGTAGATTTGGTTTATTTGTTATCGTTttggaaaaagtgaaaaataaatataattgtgcCTGGAATTTTTATATTCTGCAGAAAAAATGTAAactaacaaaaatactgatcttaAAGGAAAAGTCAAACATGacagtcccttatcaaatgacaaaatcaaaatatcatacacatcaaacgaataggaaacaactgtcatattcctgacttggtacatatatttcattatgtagaaaatggtggattaaccctggttttatagctagataaacttCTCACAATTATGACATTCGCTTAAAATTCCCTTATATTGACACCAATGTGTGAAAAAGgtataatgtcaaaaataagggtacatcAATCTTACGAGGAGCGTCCATATTGCTGTCACGCGAAGATATTGTAATTACGAATGTATGTGTTCATACAGCTAAATTGCACCTAATATGGGAACCTGTTCATGCACCTTTGACCTTTAGAGTACTCTCATGTGTTAACATTTCTTGATTTTGAAGTAAAATATTACAAagaatgaaatattctgagtggattgagtctccaaaacacattttctGAGACAATTGCCTTGAAATAGGACTCTACCATgcatattcagttgacagaacaagccatacttcGTGTTTTGGGgagctttttctccttatttcttatattctgctaCAATATACTAGTATAATTGTTAtaattaaatgaaattatttttaaagcaataacaacaaattattcACTTAAAGAGAAGCTTTGTATGTCCCTCTCTGGAACACTGCGTAAAGTTTattttacgtaaggacttattgaaacctcctcGGAGACAGtgaacttttatatggattgttcattctacTTGAATatttcaattactcatttcttataacttaTTTCTTATTTCTATCTTCAAtaagtgaaagttaccccaattttttttatttattggcctgacaAATTAAATAtagaggaaatgagaggtataaatggACCGAAAGAGACCTTATATAGAAGACAAAGAGGTCCATTTGTGATATTTATCTTCCTAAAGACATTTTTTGTATCttattcaactgtttgtaggcagatgaGATAaacatttgatcatttattggtccacactataTTCTATTATGATGCGGCTTGGTTGGGacttgtcgaagaaattttgttCGAATCGCTGTAGATAtcgtctttcattatactagacgtttttcaaactattgaactgtttatgacaaaacttgacaagAATGCTTGAAATTAACAGTATTACAAAGGAAAAAAGCCACATTCAGTTTATTAAACAATaatgtcttctttaggtgtaataccaccaaatcatggtacgtcacatccggttgtatatgAAAATAggtggaaaaaaatattcccttgaatttgacagttttgggtaattaatcctacattttattgcagtgaaACATTTCTGGGCCATAAACATAGGAATAATGTATTTCAAAGCactcttatttttctttttggggtttctatagaatattttagaaacttgaggttacatggttactaaagatTGTACACAGATTAAGTAAGTGGAAAATATGATTGGTTTACTTCTAGTGATtgctattttcttatatgcaatgaaatgttatgtgaattgttttctttaataCTGTACAGAATAAAACTTTACGCATGCCAagcatttctttatttgaaacaaagataaattctccaaaatgttttgaaaagtgcaaatttaacaaagacttataGGGGAAacatcaatggtggtattacacctacaaTGCTCAATTCTAAAGTTAACTGCGGTAGGCATTTTGTTGTCCGTATTGTAATACCGAGCATTAGAGAGGTAAAATAATATGTGTCTTATATGATGTCTACATATGTTGAAATGAACATACAACATTGCAAGAATGTATACCTTTAGTTTTcactaaaaaaataagaatgattGTACTTCGATGTTGACCTTTAAAGCACTTTAGAAGGGCAGTTATATTATTTGATAATGCTTTCTCAAAATAAACCGTTTTTCAATTATACAGTTAAcagaatatgtatatatatatattttttgttttaaactcaaaaagaaaattttcgaaattttgatgTGTCATCAAGAACATATTTACTCTGTACGGTATTGTGCATACATAAAACTAAAGCTTACATTTAAATAAGGACATCATTAGGAAACGTCAACTATGTAAACGTTATGTTGTATACTTGTATATCATTTAAGGATAATACAGAATTAACAACTTTAGTATATAGCATACCTGTCATCATAGTTGGTCTGTTACGGTTATTGTAAAAATCTGTGTTCCCGTTTTATCTGCGATTGTTTGCTATTCTATATAAATATTACTATACAGCCTACACCTTACTTGTGGCTGTAGTTTATAAATAATGACACGTATTTGTCATCGGATAAGTTTATCATTTCCACATCTATTATACATTTATAAGTAGAAGTCAAAGGTTaaacaataatttgaaaacaaacggAAATAGAATGAAGGTTGGGGTACAATAGAGTTAGAATGTGTcgtgaatatttatttttagaaaatgataacaaaaatggTTCCAACTGCCAACAATTTACACATTTTCCGTTAAGTAGATAGACATGTAAGTGACACCTATAATGCAGTTCACACAACAATCGATAATCTGAGTGACCACTGATGCTCATTTGAAATAGGTGTTTCCAAGAAATAACACAAAACCCGTAACAAAAAGTGTCATCATTaccaaacaaaccaaaaaaatataaacaattctttgttttatatattatgatAGAAAGTCAGTATTACAGTAAAAGAATGCACACAATACAGTTGTTTAAAGTATCAAAATGCATAGAAATTGTTTTAGTCATTTCTGCATAGTTAGCCATTAAAGGTCACCGTTTGGTAGTCAGATATGTAGTATAACTGATGAAaataatcttgaaatttataataTTGATTTAAATTCTGAATAATTGCTGACAAAAGGTCAACTATGAAGTCATAAAAatgttgatattgaaatatttgacCCAGCTTTGTCACTTCATAGATGATTGACATGAATCAGGGATTTACACAATTAGATAATATACACACAATAACATCTTTATGAAATACATTttatagtaaataaaggcaacagtagtataccgctgttcgagaTTCATAAATctaatgagaaaaaaacaaatccgggttacatactaaaactgagggaaacgcatcaaatataagaaaactacgacacaacagaaatacaacattaaaaagttacacacacagaaacgaactataataaacCAATGGCCATTTCCCTGGCATGGTTCAGGGAATACAATATCTCAATTAGGATTAGGAAATTTTCATATTAATTAGGAAAAACAGTGTCTCACATCTAAAAATAAATCCAAGATTCTGAAATACaacataataaattaaaagtagaAGTAAAAAAATACAACGGCAACATTATGACCGGGGAAAAGGCGAACAGACAAAGTACAGAACACAAAACACTGTGTTCTAATTTCAGTTATTGAGGAAAACattatgaattattttgtttcaaattcaTAAAGAAAATTTTCGAAATTTTAAAGTGTCATCAAGTGTATctttacttttttcattaatttaaacaCGGAAACATAATGAACACATATAAATAAAGACATTCTTAGAAAACATCAATTATGTTAACGTTATGTTggggcggggttgaacatgttagcaggatctgAACCCCCTCTATCATCagttgtgtaacaaaaacaaaaaacgagatCGAAAAAAGGCAAATTATGTGACATGGACGAGTCTCAGATCTGTTGTGCATTTCTTACTTCTTATGTTGACTAACTCCACCTCATATTTGCTCTAAGTGCGTTGGTTTCAGAGATACATGCAggaaactgcattttacctctatgatCAATTCATGTCGGTCATATTGGTTAGAATGCAGGGTCGTCCGGCACATTTGATTAACTTCGAAACTAAgattattgtggccaagtttagtaaaatttgtctcagtagtttcagagaagaagatttttgtatatcttactttgctgaacatcatttcctctaaatgctttagtttcagaggtaaaagcccaaaactgcattttacccctatgatcAATTCATGTCGGCCATATTGGTTAGAATGCAGGGTCGTCCGGCACATGTGATTAACTTGCTTAACTAAtgattattgtggccaagttCAGTAAAATTTGTCTCagaagtttcagagaagaagatttttgtatatcttacttttaAACTGTTTGCTGAACATCATTGAcattcacagtttatctctatctataataatatttaagataacaaccaaaaacaagCGGTCCAACAGTATCAGAGTggaagatttaaaataaaaagttagatgacgacggacgacgacgacgcataATGAAAAgctataattacaaatatatgtgaaaatgggttagaacaaaaataaatttaaattaagttCACGTTTGTTGAGATTTCATCTACTTTTGTTTGTACGTAAGTAAGTCTTTTGCATTTTGTATTTGTAACGTTAATGtcgttttgaataaaaatatattttattttatttaacacaCGAAAACTAACTTTACTTTTAACCCACACcaaataaatattcatattttccttTCCCATGATCCTGAATCATTGTCGTATGGGGTTCGCACTTTTGATTTGATCTCCATTTGCATTCATACTTAAAATTGCTTAATTCTTTACTTCAAAGTGTTTACATAACATACATGTAACTCTCCTTATATGGATATTTCAGTTAGTATAGTTATAAGaatattgtaaaaagtaaaatcacaaaaatactgaactcacaggaaaatcaatttggaaagtccataatcacatggcaaaatcaaaaaacaaaacgcatcaaaaacaaatggacaagaactgtcatattcctgacttggtacaggcattttcaaatgtagaaaatggtggattaaacctggttctatagcgctaaccctctcactttaataacagtctcatcaaattccgttacatttacatgatgcgttaaataaacagtcacaatcaataaaatagtcaaaatatgggaacatcagtcatcatcgtataacaatttaacaggacacaacaacatctactatctacgaacacatggattgatttgagtgtctgacgtcagaaaaattatatacgtcacataaatttgtcgttcaatgtgcatacaatagttatcaaaagtacctggattataaacaattttaaattttacataggCAATGAGCGCagacagggttaaaaaatcaaaagtatgtaagaataaattacagaaatcgaactagtccaaaagttatacatACTTATTTTTAAgaagtatttaaaataaatagaatatcTTTATCAGAAACAAAGTTGCTTTGCTTTCTTTGATGTTTCTCtaaatttcacttattgccgctaaaatatatacacataaacCCCGATAATATGTTAGCGTCTTATTTCTGGTCTTTTTTGCTCTACCATTAATAACGCTCCACAACTAGATGTGTAGTTACGTATTTTGAtccctttttgattttttataaaaatatgaatgataatGCACAATACAATTCATTTTGTAAAACTGAAGATCAATATAGCCCTCAATGTGGGTCTATAGGAACAACAAGATTCTGTTTGTTTTGGGCTGTTTTTCGTATGATAGTctatattattataaacataccATTCATTGGTCCGAAAAGTAATGTTTTTCTCCAACTTTTTGTCGCAAGAACTTTGAGAACCAacagttccaaatagtgaagttggaATTATCACGTGAAATTTACGTACGCCATtacgatttggttgaccgttttAGAAtgaccgttttacagatgatataggatatgttcctgatgtcgtaactacaatccccttttcacgaatgtgatcttcaaattaaactatttaccgggtgTGTAATGTGCAACACGACGTGTTATTCGGAGTAACTTTTCGGTAGgagttttttttatgtaacaattCCATAATTTGATACCATTCGCCTATATTCTCAGCCACTTTAAGtgcaattatgaaataaaaatgtaatgcTTGTATACAATGTATCATCATGACTTTCAACTACACACCTAGTTGTTTTCGATTTACAGTTGAGGAGATGTATTTTGTTAAAATCTTTGATGTTGTCATATTTGTGTTTATCTCAAAATGAATTAAACCATATTAGAACAAAATTAGAATTCCTCCGGCaaattaaacaaatgtttatgTGTCGTTATTTCTTAGATATCTAGAGTGTATGTGTCAAAAGGCTTCAAAACTGCCTTTTTCGCAGTCTCGCAGTCTGCGCTTTGTTCAACTGACAACTTTCCTATATATTCATggctgttaaaaaaaaacaccactttATAGTTATTTAGTCCAAGATTGTTTTACCATTTTTTAGATTTTGTGCTATTTCTCAAAATTCAAGCACAATTTGTCAACTTCTTGTTGCTGAAATTTGAAAAGCAAAGTTGATATACATCTGATTTAATATTCTTTTACTGATGAAAGAGTCAACTATGGTGTTAAtccatctttttaatttttttccatcTCCAGTTTTTCTTTACGTTttagaaaggttttttttggTTCTGCAGTagttaggaattttggtcctcaattctcttcaacttcgtactttatttgggctttttaacttttttggattcgagcgtcactgatgagtcctttgtagacgaaacgcgcgtctggcgtatatactaaatttagtcctggtatctatgatgagtttattttcgtAGGTAGAATACATGTACGTTATGAAgggaatcaaaataaaaaaagaagacaacgATAAGcttcatttcaaaattttattatatacaaaaaagtatATTAATTATGCAAAAAAACACTGGCCTGAATGtctgtaaaatttccttaaatatAAGTCCTTAGCAATATTTTAGTTCCTTAACTATAGAAAGTATGATGAATACAATGTGTTCGTAATAGGGCTACGTGTTGACGACCGTATTTTGACCTTGTATAtgtataatggttaacttttacaaactttgatggatagttgtcttattggcacccataccaaatcttcttatatctaactaATAACAATTCCTGCTAACACTGCccctttataaattttgaaattataaagaaactcaAGCTTCATTACTCGCTCCGGCAAAATTGACCTGAGATGGCTATACTTCTTATTTTTGGGGAACTATTCTTTTTTTGGGCAATCCTGTATGTAAATAAAGTAAAGCATTTGAACACATGAAATTTGTAATGTATTGTGTATTTGTTATACAGCACTGAATAGATACATTTGCCAGTGGACTGTTAGTCTCTGAGAGTATTATCACTTAATATGTTGTTAATAATAAATGATAATATTATCATTAATAACAATTCTTTCTTAAATTGTCTGTTTATTAATTTATAACATAAGTTTCAACACCTTCTGACTTTAGCTGGCTTTTTTTTTTGATCTTTGTTGCTTTTCAATTGTGTCGGTTTGTATGCATCCTCGAATTTTACCGTTCCTGATGatgataaatccagaaaagtttgCAGCGCATGATATTAAtgatgtcttttttttcttttttgttgtcattcatagaaaaaaacaaaaaacaatctgGAAGCTTCCCTATGGTATTTTAATCTTGAAAATGGCTGCAAGTAAtagtttttaaattcaaaaaatgactgtaatatttgttctgtctattcgaaataacataaataaaattagGTGCACATGAACCACCCGCGTAGAGGGTTATTTTAATGTGTGCACCacatttatttatgttattttgaatagacagaaaaaatattacattaatttcttatatttgtatttaaattccattttaaaacggactaaaccatgaaaaacgttgatgacgtcattgtcacataaaaaaaatatgtctatgacttgaaaaacaaaacaacgacagccaatcaaaagacgcgATACATCCGAAATTAAATTATAGTGTTGTAGAGCTTTAATTTACAGAACCGAGCCAATGTGTGTACCCGGAATGATGTGAACAACGCCGTTAAATAAACCAATAACGTATCATTATAAGAAAAACTACATGTTTATTTGAACTGTGTTAAACTTTTAATTCATTGGATAAATTGTTGCCTATATTTTTATTCGATTAACATTTTCTAACATTAAGTGTTTTCTacagataaaaatgtaaaaatgcagATATTGGTTACAAAGATAATTATTGTTTTAGTCGAAAAGTTAATGTTAAATATCCGTCATACATTATCAATCATAACTAGTGTAAAAGATAATTAATGAATACATATCTTTCCATTTCAAAACAGATAAATACTTATCatgttgattttttataaattaagcTGAGGTTATACATTGGAATAGGCGTGTTACCAACAGTTGTATTTCGACGCGCTCAATAACGAAAGTCTGCGTAAAGCTGCATTATATGTGTTTTTTGGAGCTATGAAAGCTGAAAAAATGAATGCCCGACGAGCAGAGTTATTATTCCCTAATAATTGTGAAGCTACACCGAAAAGATTGTACGCCCTAGCCTGTATCAATGGACGTTCTATAAAATAATCTTTTTCGAGAAAAAGATGAAAATCGTGAAGGCAATCGTGACATATTTTGGCATTATCTAGCTGATTATGAcataaacattttagaaaataagCATAAGCTACAGACGAAATGTGATGCGGTTCATGCCTTACTTCCATTCTTAATTCGTTTGGTATTAACACAGATCTTTTGATGAATCTTAAATCATCTAACAGCATTAGTTTCCGCAATTGAACAATACTTTTCCTTACACTTAATGGCAAGTTGAGGAATCTCGAATGAATATCAGACATATCAATGGAGTGCAACAGCTTTTCCCGAGTAGATTTTAATAAAGTATATCTGACCAGGTGTAATGCTTTACTATATTGTTTCGTCTGATAGAAAAGCGAGGCTAACATCAGCCATCCCGATATAGCGTCATGATAGATATTCTGTAGCAAAGAACAAACACAGGAGTTATACAGGTTGTAATGGTCTTTATTACTACTTTTTGTACTGTTGAGTAGTATTAATTGCGCAAGTAGTGACTTCTGAATGGACAAATAATATgcaaataaatatttgttaaaagaaTTTTCACAGGAAATAATCTGTTGTATTCCTCTGTACATTTCTTTTTCCACTTCTGAACTTGTTATTAGTAAATTTGACATGTATAATAACGGGGATTTAAGTGTTTTTTGAACCTCGAAATCGTGAAATACATTTGGTTCAATGTGAGCCATCCTTATTGATACATGAAAGTCAGAGACttgatctgaaaataaaatgcatcGCCAACCGTATCCATATAGGAAATGTAGTTTTTCTAACATTATTTCACGAGCTTGACCCTCTATTCTATTTTCAAACATATTGTTCTCTGGAATGAAGTAATTTAAGCAAATGGAATATTCAACGCAATATACAAGCCTACTCAAACAACGCAAAAAACAAGGTATAAGATTTTGAGGTTTCCATACGGATTGTGGTAGTTCCTCTGATATCCATAACATGATTGTTTTCAAGAAATATGAACAGAGCAAATCTTTGCATTCTTGATAAGTATCTATAAcatcttttaaaagaatttttaagAGAGCATAGCATAATAATTGAGTGTGTGTAAAACAATGTATTAACAACTTTTCACCAACTGAAAAAGATATTCGCCATTCTTTATCCTCTTTTGGTGATCCCTTAACTCCAATTGGAACAAAAAGAACTCCATGTTTTACAATACTTCTTTTTACATCCTTGCTCGGCCAAGAGTTGTTACTTGATCTTCTTATCCATTGTTCAGCTGGTGATATCCATGTTTTACAATGTAGGCAATAAGCAAGGTCATACGTACCCTGTTCGTCAGATATACAAGGTCCATGAATTACTTGACGTTGAACAATAGCTTTAGATATCATATGTTGTTTATATAATGAGCTTGACACATACTGTATTCCATTATGTTCTTCACagtttttagaaaaatattgATCATCACTTTTTTCAACTAGCAAATGAGTGAAACCAGGTTTTACATCGTCTGTTCTCATTGACAAATATGTAATATTAGGACTCAATCGCggttttaaatattcataaacCTCGATGTGTTTTGAAACATACATCATATCTAAATCACTGCCTTTCATGTCAAGTCCTTCTCCGAAACTTCCACTTGTGATTACAGTTTGAAACTCGCCGCTCGTTGCATTGTCTCTGGCACTATTCATGTGTCGTATTGTTTTTACACAATGGTCTGTCCCAACTATATTTTGACACAAATAACGATACAGTGCCTTTGATGTGTTTTGCATTGCTGTGTCTGATcaataaagaattgaaaaaagttaatttaaaatttaaagtaaacacCAATTTAAATAAGTTAAGCGAAAGTTTTCATCCACTTATTTAAAAGTGTCGTTTTTGTTTGCAATTTATGTGTTTAAAAGCTACAATTCGTTTAAATTTTCTCTGACTTAAATCACTTATCAATATATGATTATATCAAGGTGACTCTTGAAGGTCTGATTGATTCGAGTATTGAAGTGTTTGAGACATAAGTACGGTAATATAAAACATACGACTACTGTCAAACCTTTTAAACTTGGAATTCAAATCTTGAGTTCTATAGTACATCAACTTCATATGTAGTTTACTGGAAAGCTTAGAGGGTTTAAATGTATCGCAAAACAGACCGACAATGATAATAGTTTTCATTGTTCTCTTATTGCAATTAcaaatactttaataaatatataatttcccTAATTATAACGATAATAATGGATTCACTTTCGTTTTTAAAGTAAACGTCTTTCAATTCTTAATTTTCAATTCTTATACTTGATGTACTTTTTTGAAAAAACAAACCAACGGTAATTAAGACGACATTCACCTTTTAAATACCAGAAATGAATCATTTAGAAATGTATTTCTAATAAATGAATATAGATAATACCTGCCATTTCTTTTTATCTGTAAGTTCAACTGCACAGTGTTTAATCTATTTTTGTTTCGTTTGAGTACTATAAACAGGTATTTCCGTTTCTATTTCCTTTAAACACAACAATACATTACACATAGTATTTAAAGGTTCACTTGAATAAATTAATACAGTTTGTAAAAGCCATTGTGAATTCACATACGTGTGTTGTGAAAACtgtttattgttatatatgttATGCAAACAAACAGTTTATGATTAAGGAATGAATATCTATATTTGTTAAATCCATTTAAAACTATTATAAACAGCATTATTTATTCTAATACAGTTTTATTTGAGGCTATGTTCTATGTTTTAATATAGC of the Mytilus galloprovincialis chromosome 8, xbMytGall1.hap1.1, whole genome shotgun sequence genome contains:
- the LOC143043728 gene encoding cyclic GMP-AMP synthase-like receptor 2 gives rise to the protein MQNTSKALYRYLCQNIVGTDHCVKTIRHMNSARDNATSGEFQTVITSGSFGEGLDMKGSDLDMMYVSKHIEVYEYLKPRLSPNITYLSMRTDDVKPGFTHLLVEKSDDQYFSKNCEEHNGIQYVSSSLYKQHMISKAIVQRQVIHGPCISDEQGTYDLAYCLHCKTWISPAEQWIRRSSNNSWPSKDVKRSIVKHGVLFVPIGVKGSPKEDKEWRISFSVGEKLLIHCFTHTQLLCYALLKILLKDVIDTYQECKDLLCSYFLKTIMLWISEELPQSVWKPQNLIPCFLRCLSRLVYCVEYSICLNYFIPENNMFENRIEGQAREIMLEKLHFLYGYGWRCILFSDQVSDFHVSIRMAHIEPNVFHDFEVQKTLKSPLLYMSNLLITSSEVEKEMYRGIQQIISCENSFNKYLFAYYLSIQKSLLAQLILLNSTKSSNKDHYNLYNSCVCSLLQNIYHDAISGWLMLASLFYQTKQYSKALHLVRYTLLKSTREKLLHSIDMSDIHSRFLNLPLSVRKSIVQLRKLMLLDDLRFIKRSVLIPNELRMEVRHEPHHISSVAYAYFLKSTRS